From Prosthecobacter fusiformis, one genomic window encodes:
- a CDS encoding FdhF/YdeP family oxidoreductase: protein MSASTISAQPPEKLTGIQVGKSKHSAAGVPAVANSLKHVYGSSGLLRGTSAMLKLNQNGGFDCPSCAWPDPEDHRSAFEFCENGAKAIASETTKSRVTPQFFADNSVAELSEWSDYEMDRAGRITQPMVLKEGATHYEEIAWDDAFDLIAKELNALASPDEAVFYTSGRATNEAAFLYQLFVRHFGTNNLPDCSNMCHESSGAALNQSVGVGKGTVTLKDLETAETILIIGQNPGTNHPRMLSSLQRAVENGSTIIAVNPMKEAGLTGFMHPQQVKGVLGMSTPLAKHFLQVNLNGDQALLKGIAKTLVEDDTLDTTFIQEHVVGFDTYRDHLKAQDWSELEKLSGIQRDVMQMVARQCASGQRKLITCWAMGLTQHKNAVATIQEITNIHLMLGAIGRESAGLCPVRGHSNVQGDRTMGIFEKMPEWFMDNLEREFQFKVPRHHGWDTVAAIRAMHEGRGKVFYALGGNFLQATPDTEYTGEALRRCNLTVHICTKLNRSHVVTGRIGLILPCLGRSEWEQRGDLTQFCTVENSMSVVHASHGHLEPASPHLLSEPMIVARTAEATLGARSKVDWAALVENYDSIRDLIERVVPGFEDFNGRVREPGGFYLPNTARQRIWKTSTGKAEIHTHPLQVLVPGPGQLILQTFRSHDQFNTTIYGLDDRYRGIGNERRIIFMNPQDMKDRNIGPLEPVDITSHFQGETRHAPRFLAVPYDQPPGNCAAYFPEANVLVPIGSFADVSLTPTSKSVLVTIQPSA, encoded by the coding sequence ATGTCAGCCTCCACCATTTCCGCCCAGCCGCCGGAGAAACTCACCGGCATTCAAGTCGGCAAGTCCAAGCATTCCGCCGCAGGCGTGCCCGCCGTGGCCAATTCCCTGAAGCATGTTTATGGCAGCAGCGGTCTGCTGCGCGGCACCTCCGCCATGCTGAAGCTGAACCAGAATGGCGGATTCGATTGCCCGAGCTGCGCCTGGCCGGACCCGGAGGACCACCGCAGCGCATTTGAATTTTGCGAGAACGGGGCCAAGGCTATCGCCTCCGAAACGACCAAGAGCCGCGTCACGCCGCAATTCTTCGCTGACAACAGCGTGGCCGAGCTTTCTGAATGGAGCGATTATGAGATGGACCGGGCCGGGCGCATCACCCAGCCGATGGTGCTAAAAGAAGGAGCCACTCATTATGAGGAGATCGCCTGGGACGATGCTTTCGATCTCATCGCCAAAGAGCTGAACGCCCTCGCCTCCCCGGATGAGGCGGTGTTTTATACCTCGGGCCGTGCCACCAACGAAGCTGCCTTTTTATACCAGCTTTTTGTCCGCCACTTCGGCACCAACAACCTGCCGGACTGCTCCAACATGTGCCACGAATCCAGCGGGGCTGCATTGAACCAGAGCGTCGGCGTGGGCAAAGGCACCGTCACCCTCAAGGACCTGGAGACGGCGGAGACCATCCTCATCATCGGCCAGAATCCTGGGACCAATCACCCGCGCATGCTCAGCAGCCTGCAGCGCGCCGTCGAAAATGGATCCACCATCATCGCCGTCAATCCCATGAAGGAAGCCGGCCTTACCGGATTCATGCACCCTCAGCAGGTAAAGGGCGTGCTCGGCATGTCCACACCGCTGGCGAAGCACTTCCTCCAGGTGAATCTGAATGGCGACCAGGCCCTGCTCAAAGGCATCGCCAAAACCCTGGTCGAAGATGACACACTGGACACAACATTCATCCAAGAGCACGTCGTCGGTTTTGACACTTATCGGGATCACCTCAAAGCCCAGGATTGGAGCGAGCTGGAAAAGCTCTCCGGCATCCAGCGGGACGTCATGCAGATGGTCGCCCGTCAATGTGCCAGCGGCCAGCGCAAGCTGATCACCTGCTGGGCCATGGGCCTGACCCAGCACAAAAATGCCGTGGCCACCATCCAGGAGATCACTAACATTCATCTAATGCTCGGAGCTATTGGCCGTGAGAGTGCAGGCCTCTGCCCCGTGCGCGGCCATAGCAACGTCCAAGGAGATCGCACCATGGGCATTTTTGAAAAGATGCCTGAATGGTTCATGGACAATCTGGAGCGCGAGTTCCAGTTCAAAGTCCCCCGCCATCATGGCTGGGATACCGTCGCCGCCATCCGCGCCATGCATGAAGGCCGGGGCAAAGTATTCTATGCCCTCGGCGGCAATTTCCTCCAGGCCACCCCGGATACCGAATACACTGGCGAAGCCCTGCGCCGCTGCAATCTCACGGTCCATATTTGCACCAAGCTCAACCGCAGCCACGTCGTTACGGGTCGCATCGGCTTGATCCTCCCCTGCCTGGGCCGCAGTGAATGGGAGCAGCGTGGCGACCTCACCCAGTTCTGCACGGTGGAAAACAGCATGAGCGTCGTCCATGCCTCCCACGGTCACCTGGAACCCGCCTCCCCACACCTGCTGAGCGAGCCCATGATTGTCGCCCGCACCGCTGAAGCCACGCTGGGCGCACGCTCGAAAGTAGACTGGGCTGCCTTGGTCGAAAACTACGACAGCATTCGAGATCTCATCGAGCGCGTCGTCCCTGGCTTCGAAGACTTCAATGGTCGCGTCCGTGAACCCGGTGGTTTTTACCTGCCCAATACCGCCCGTCAGCGCATCTGGAAAACCAGCACTGGCAAGGCCGAGATCCATACCCACCCTTTGCAGGTCCTTGTGCCCGGCCCTGGACAGCTCATCCTCCAGACCTTCCGCAGCCACGATCAGTTCAATACCACCATTTACGGACTGGATGACCGCTATCGAGGCATTGGCAATGAGCGTCGCATCATCTTCATGAACCCCCAGGATATGAAGGATCGCAACATCGGCCCTCTGGAGCCGGTGGACATCACCAGCCACTTCCAAGGCGAAACCCGCCATGCCCCTCGTTTCCTCGCCGTGCCTTATGATCAGCCTCCAGGGAATTGTGCGGCCTATTTTCCTGAGGCTAACGTTTTAGTACCGATCGGCAGCTTTGCGGACGTCAGCCTGACGCCCACCTCAAAGAGTGTACTGGTCACCATCCAACCTTCCGCCTAA
- a CDS encoding dienelactone hydrolase family protein: MKRALFALFSLVTSFAGASIVEKSVEYKVGDVLCEGWHAYDDEIEGKRPSVLIVHQWTGISDHEKNSARMLAELGYNVFVADVYGKGIRPMPPESGKEAGKYKTDRALLRERVKAGLKVLNKDSRTNPTKVACIGYCFGGLAAIELGRSGAPIKGIVSFHGSLDSPTPADGKKIKAKVLVLHGADDPFVAPKDMAAFQEEMKDSGVDYKLVEYPGAVHAFTQKGAGNDNSKGAAYNEAADKASWEEMKAFFGRIFTE, from the coding sequence ATGAAACGCGCTTTGTTTGCCCTCTTCTCCCTGGTCACCAGTTTCGCTGGAGCCTCCATTGTTGAAAAATCTGTCGAATACAAAGTGGGTGACGTCCTCTGCGAAGGCTGGCATGCGTATGATGACGAGATCGAAGGCAAGCGCCCCTCGGTGCTCATCGTCCACCAGTGGACGGGCATCAGTGACCATGAAAAGAATAGCGCACGGATGCTGGCCGAACTCGGTTACAACGTATTCGTCGCAGACGTTTATGGCAAAGGTATCCGCCCCATGCCGCCCGAATCCGGTAAAGAGGCTGGCAAGTATAAAACCGACCGCGCCCTGCTGCGTGAACGCGTGAAAGCCGGACTCAAAGTACTGAACAAAGACAGCCGCACCAACCCGACGAAAGTCGCCTGCATCGGTTATTGCTTCGGCGGACTGGCCGCCATCGAGCTTGGCCGCAGCGGTGCTCCGATCAAAGGCATCGTCAGCTTCCACGGTAGCCTGGATTCCCCTACCCCGGCCGATGGCAAGAAGATAAAGGCCAAGGTGCTCGTCCTCCATGGTGCTGATGATCCCTTTGTCGCCCCCAAGGACATGGCGGCCTTCCAGGAAGAAATGAAGGACTCCGGCGTGGACTATAAACTCGTCGAATACCCAGGTGCTGTGCATGCCTTCACCCAGAAAGGTGCTGGCAATGACAATTCCAAAGGAGCCGCCTACAATGAGGCCGCCGACAAAGCCTCCTGGGAGGAAATGAAAGCCTTCTTTGGCCGCATCTTCACCGAATAA
- a CDS encoding sulfatase family protein: protein MTCKLLCLFLFIAVQVFGVAPSPNVVFIVIDNVDFAYMGKCYGGNGLTPNMDRMAERGVLFKRAYATTPLCVPSRYTCLTGRYASRSRNVAGGETEDGEGGWNIEVEKNLPNLPNVMHGAGYATGFVGKFHLEHEKYPRYSGKEASVFSDEAGAWLKTRQDWLVGRIQNLKFDYVFNAADFRSSQFRGIDFEGANHNMEADVLGALNFIGEHKDKPFFLYMAPRLLHLPINPNLLLEDYAKMGRVTEGGLLPEAPQVPMPSRAALHAEAKAAGATTAQQFGMHWLDSGIGAVVNRLEELKILDNTLIIVYSDNNQRGKETLYEGGARVPLLMMWPQGIKPGLVCDRIVANTDFVPTILDACGIQPPTDMLLDGRSVLPVLKDSSAPWREALLLENGHTRGVVSDQWKYVALRYPPDVQAKIDEVERTGDFPRINQKATTFFLRFKKTLTPEQWNFARNSWRWHTQGNNYMKSIDDFPFQFDADQLFLISQSNAPQDTKNVASSPENATVLADMKSKLKQLMEPLQQPFGEFGIPYPAKSPSPEGKPRRKKRQAPDPRPL, encoded by the coding sequence ATGACATGTAAGCTCCTTTGCCTTTTTCTGTTCATTGCGGTGCAGGTATTCGGTGTCGCCCCCAGTCCGAACGTCGTCTTCATCGTGATCGACAACGTGGATTTCGCATACATGGGAAAATGCTATGGCGGAAATGGGCTCACCCCAAATATGGACCGCATGGCCGAGCGCGGCGTCCTTTTCAAGCGTGCCTATGCCACAACGCCGCTGTGCGTGCCGAGCCGATACACCTGCCTCACCGGACGCTATGCCTCCCGGTCCCGAAATGTAGCCGGCGGCGAGACGGAGGATGGCGAGGGCGGATGGAACATTGAAGTGGAAAAGAACCTTCCGAATCTGCCCAACGTCATGCATGGCGCTGGCTATGCCACGGGATTTGTCGGCAAGTTTCACCTGGAGCACGAAAAATATCCGCGCTATTCAGGCAAGGAAGCCAGCGTGTTCAGCGATGAGGCCGGTGCCTGGCTGAAGACACGGCAGGATTGGCTCGTAGGCCGCATTCAGAATCTCAAATTTGACTACGTCTTCAATGCGGCGGACTTTCGCAGCTCCCAGTTTCGCGGCATCGACTTCGAGGGTGCCAATCACAACATGGAGGCTGACGTGCTTGGTGCCCTGAACTTCATAGGCGAGCATAAGGACAAGCCGTTCTTCCTCTACATGGCCCCCAGGTTGCTGCATCTTCCGATCAACCCGAACCTTCTCCTGGAGGACTATGCGAAAATGGGCCGCGTGACAGAGGGGGGATTGCTGCCAGAGGCACCCCAGGTTCCCATGCCTTCACGCGCCGCCCTACATGCGGAAGCGAAGGCCGCCGGCGCCACCACAGCCCAGCAGTTTGGCATGCACTGGCTCGACAGCGGCATCGGCGCTGTCGTCAACCGCCTGGAGGAGCTCAAGATTCTGGATAACACCCTGATCATCGTCTACTCGGACAACAACCAGCGCGGCAAAGAAACGCTGTATGAAGGTGGCGCCCGGGTCCCCTTGCTCATGATGTGGCCCCAGGGAATCAAGCCGGGACTGGTGTGTGATCGCATCGTAGCGAACACCGACTTCGTTCCCACGATTCTGGATGCGTGCGGCATCCAACCGCCCACGGACATGCTGCTGGACGGCCGCAGCGTGCTTCCGGTGCTCAAAGATTCGTCTGCACCGTGGCGGGAAGCGCTTCTTTTGGAGAATGGCCATACGCGTGGAGTCGTCTCGGATCAGTGGAAGTATGTGGCCCTGCGATATCCACCCGACGTGCAGGCCAAAATTGATGAAGTGGAGCGCACTGGCGACTTTCCACGCATCAACCAGAAGGCGACAACCTTCTTTCTGCGGTTCAAAAAGACGCTCACTCCGGAGCAATGGAACTTTGCGCGTAATTCGTGGCGCTGGCATACGCAGGGAAACAACTACATGAAATCGATTGATGACTTCCCGTTTCAGTTCGATGCGGATCAGTTGTTTCTCATCTCCCAGAGCAATGCGCCGCAGGACACGAAGAACGTGGCCTCCAGTCCCGAGAACGCCACGGTGCTAGCCGACATGAAGTCCAAGCTCAAACAGTTGATGGAACCTCTGCAGCAGCCCTTTGGAGAGTTCGGGATACCCTACCCTGCGAAATCTCCCTCGCCTGAAGGCAAGCCAAGGAGGAAGAAGCGACAAGCACCGGATCCTCGCCCCCTTTGA
- a CDS encoding excinuclease ABC subunit UvrC, translating into MPDPRSKPDLMAKLRDVPHTPGVYVMRDRLNSVIYVGKARDLRKRLSNYFTPARSKLVDRKTRALIASIWDFDIHEVRNEPESLLLEGKLIKEFRPKYNISFRDDKRFLMVRVNLQDEFPKFTLTRMKREDGARYFGPFAHSGALRTTLNWLNKKFGLRVCKPIRPDELTYKHCSNDIIKNCSAPCIGRVSIEEYRQRMEQACSFLDGKGTKDLVALLEEEMQKAAMKLDFEKAAELRDMVEDLRKTLSPTRSFQRGSRIRVMSTLDPMADVKELQEALGLGKPPLVMECFDIANIGTAHCVASMVRFKDGVPDNSNYRRYRIRAVTGQNDFISMAEVIRRRFSRILLEGREVMGAEEADYSQENPLEMMRRLEQVVEVEPLPEKLEGKKTKFIRLPDLVIVDGGKGQLGMAMKELQRLGLSDLPIIGLAKEREEIYRPNEPDPLVLPHEMGALKLLQRIRDEAHRWANGYHQLLLGKRVEESLLDDCPGVSQARKATLLKKFGSVSRLRKASAEEIAKVPGISVTLAETIVDFLKSREG; encoded by the coding sequence GTGCCTGATCCACGATCCAAACCTGACCTGATGGCGAAGCTGCGTGATGTGCCGCATACGCCGGGGGTGTATGTGATGAGGGACCGGCTGAACAGTGTAATCTATGTGGGGAAGGCGCGGGATCTGCGGAAGCGGCTATCGAATTATTTTACTCCGGCGAGGTCGAAACTGGTGGACCGGAAGACGCGGGCGCTGATTGCGAGCATTTGGGATTTTGACATCCATGAGGTGCGCAATGAGCCGGAATCGCTGCTGCTGGAGGGGAAGCTGATCAAGGAATTTCGGCCGAAGTACAACATCAGCTTTCGCGATGATAAACGCTTCCTGATGGTGCGGGTGAACCTGCAGGATGAGTTTCCGAAGTTTACGCTGACGCGGATGAAAAGGGAGGATGGGGCGCGGTACTTTGGGCCGTTTGCGCATTCCGGTGCGCTGCGGACGACGCTGAACTGGCTGAACAAGAAATTTGGCCTGCGGGTGTGCAAGCCGATCCGCCCGGATGAGCTGACGTATAAACATTGCTCCAATGACATCATCAAGAATTGCTCGGCACCGTGCATCGGGCGGGTGAGCATCGAGGAATACCGGCAGCGGATGGAGCAGGCGTGCTCATTCCTGGACGGGAAGGGGACGAAGGATCTGGTGGCGCTGCTGGAGGAGGAGATGCAGAAGGCGGCGATGAAGCTGGACTTTGAGAAGGCGGCGGAACTGCGGGACATGGTGGAGGATCTGCGGAAGACGCTGAGCCCGACGCGGAGCTTCCAGCGGGGCAGCCGGATCCGGGTGATGTCCACGCTGGACCCGATGGCGGATGTGAAGGAACTGCAGGAGGCGCTGGGGCTGGGGAAACCGCCGCTGGTGATGGAGTGCTTTGACATTGCGAACATCGGCACGGCGCACTGTGTGGCGAGCATGGTGCGGTTTAAGGACGGGGTGCCGGATAATTCGAACTACCGGCGGTATCGCATCCGGGCGGTGACGGGGCAGAATGATTTCATCAGCATGGCGGAGGTGATCCGGCGGCGGTTTTCTCGCATCCTGCTGGAGGGGCGCGAGGTGATGGGGGCGGAGGAGGCGGACTATTCCCAGGAGAACCCGCTGGAGATGATGCGGCGACTGGAACAGGTGGTGGAGGTGGAGCCGCTGCCGGAAAAGCTGGAGGGAAAGAAGACGAAGTTTATCCGGCTGCCGGATCTGGTCATCGTGGACGGTGGCAAGGGGCAGCTGGGCATGGCGATGAAGGAACTGCAACGGCTGGGGCTATCCGATCTGCCGATCATCGGGCTGGCAAAGGAGCGAGAGGAGATCTACCGGCCGAATGAGCCGGACCCGCTGGTGCTGCCGCATGAGATGGGGGCGCTGAAGCTGCTGCAGCGGATCCGCGATGAGGCGCACCGCTGGGCGAACGGGTATCACCAACTTTTGTTAGGCAAGCGGGTGGAGGAAAGCCTGCTGGATGACTGCCCCGGGGTGAGCCAGGCGCGCAAGGCGACGCTGCTGAAGAAATTTGGGTCGGTCTCGCGCCTGCGGAAGGCGTCGGCTGAGGAGATCGCGAAGGTGCCGGGGATCAGTGTGACGCTGGCGGAGACGATTGTGGACTTTTTGAAGTCGAGGGAGGGGTGA
- a CDS encoding APC family permease: MNEAPSSRTGVSLLTATAVVVANMIGTGVFTSLGYQVGGLPSGFTIVVLWAVGGLCAFCGALAYGELAAALPRSGGEYHFLSRIYHPAAGFVAGWLSATVGFAAPIALAAMAFGKYYTGIFPGVSAMHLSLGVSVAVTIVHMFGIQVAARFQNLATWGKVALILVFIIAGAVLADGQPVSFAPVEGDGALISSQAFAISLVYVMYSYAGWNAATYIIGEIRDPARNVPRAIALGTGLVTVLYVALNAVFLYAAPISELEGKNEVGHVAADFIFGKLGGNLMSGLICLGLVSSISAMTWVGPRVTMAMGQDLVLLKPFAMKSGRGVPVVALLFQLLIVLALLLTASFESVLNYVQFSIQLCSFATVLGMMILRWRQPNLPRPIRCWGYPLTPLIFLGISLWMLVFVWQQRPVESLAGLGTMLVGLLIYWASPKANKEAV, encoded by the coding sequence ATGAATGAAGCTCCCTCCTCACGCACTGGCGTATCCCTGCTGACCGCGACCGCCGTTGTGGTGGCGAACATGATCGGAACCGGGGTATTCACCAGCCTTGGCTACCAGGTCGGAGGTTTACCCTCAGGCTTTACCATTGTGGTGCTATGGGCGGTCGGCGGGCTCTGTGCCTTCTGCGGTGCACTGGCTTATGGCGAGCTGGCCGCAGCCCTGCCGAGGTCCGGCGGGGAATACCATTTCCTATCCCGCATCTATCATCCAGCTGCAGGCTTTGTGGCAGGCTGGCTTTCCGCCACCGTAGGGTTCGCCGCGCCGATCGCCTTGGCCGCCATGGCCTTCGGGAAGTATTATACGGGTATCTTTCCAGGAGTCTCGGCCATGCATCTGTCTCTGGGGGTATCGGTCGCAGTAACCATCGTGCACATGTTTGGTATACAGGTAGCGGCCCGGTTCCAAAACTTGGCCACCTGGGGTAAGGTGGCGCTCATCCTGGTATTCATCATCGCCGGAGCAGTGCTGGCGGATGGTCAGCCGGTATCCTTTGCCCCTGTCGAGGGAGACGGTGCATTGATCAGCAGCCAAGCCTTTGCCATCAGCCTCGTTTACGTCATGTATTCCTATGCGGGCTGGAATGCAGCCACGTATATCATTGGGGAGATCCGCGATCCTGCGCGGAATGTGCCCCGGGCCATTGCCTTGGGCACCGGACTCGTGACTGTTCTCTATGTGGCATTGAACGCCGTCTTCCTATACGCCGCCCCGATAAGCGAGCTTGAGGGCAAGAACGAGGTGGGGCATGTGGCGGCGGATTTCATCTTTGGTAAACTGGGTGGGAATCTGATGTCCGGGCTCATCTGCCTGGGGCTGGTCTCCAGCATCAGTGCGATGACCTGGGTCGGTCCACGAGTGACCATGGCCATGGGGCAGGATCTGGTGCTGCTGAAGCCTTTTGCCATGAAGTCGGGACGCGGAGTGCCTGTCGTGGCGCTGCTGTTTCAATTGCTCATCGTCTTGGCGCTGCTGCTGACAGCCAGCTTTGAATCCGTGCTGAACTATGTTCAGTTCAGCATTCAGCTATGCTCCTTTGCCACTGTCCTAGGCATGATGATCCTGCGCTGGCGGCAACCGAATCTCCCGCGTCCTATACGCTGCTGGGGGTATCCGCTCACCCCGCTGATCTTTCTCGGCATCAGCCTCTGGATGCTGGTATTCGTCTGGCAGCAAAGGCCGGTCGAATCATTAGCGGGTCTGGGCACCATGCTGGTGGGTCTGCTTATCTATTGGGCGTCACCCAAGGCGAATAAAGAAGCCGTCTGA
- a CDS encoding AMP-binding protein — translation MPTDKPVSLKNLTLLGQENLPSKGGYLILPSQLSFLDLARLETLLSGQSIVYLMEKGAALPPQIKAYLEQEPPVPEPTQKDGPPPPPPVPKHIITTDLGDAVEFRKTLIAEIEKNAVIIYLPALAAAASSPLTTVPGSKLEFILKAACPLIPLYVQRSGDIALAIEGRYSDSAVVMALGPLIHGDDATLPAYQESLFVLAEKAFSQHPALSMHLAYAVLQGLKRHGSKHQVVDGKDDKVLGYDKVLAVAIALSKIIKEETTKKRVGIILPPGLGGLIANVAVLLAGKIPVNLNFTAGRTAIEFAMKTAELDRFITADIFVRKMQAFPWPAMKQLILIERILPRLKSKIALWLGLSKILPASILASVLGVPKKGGQEEAVLLFTSGSAGNPKGVALTHRNVMANVMQFSSRLAMNSTDSILGSLPLFHSFGSTVTLWYPLISGLNLVTYPSPLETKKLGELIEKHRVTLMIATPTFLRGYLRGVNRESLTSLKMVVTGAEKLPTTVSSAFEQRFDKKVFEGYGLTETSPVSNVNLPDPVPLGNEGSGHVWLPSHRPGSVGQLIPGLAIRITHPETNEPQSLHTSGMIWFKGTNVFEGYLKDPKRTAEVIDENGWFRTGDIGRVDMDGFLYIEGRLSRFSKIGGEMVPHETVEEALVKAMGLENETVRKIAVIGVPDVERGEALILLTAIPGGPEHQEILDLRYRLLEKGLPPLWIPKKMIRVADIPILSSGKLDVQSCEKIAKDGS, via the coding sequence ATGCCCACGGATAAGCCAGTCTCCCTCAAAAACCTGACTCTCTTGGGCCAGGAAAACCTGCCTTCCAAAGGCGGTTACCTCATCCTTCCCAGCCAGCTCAGCTTCCTGGATCTGGCCCGGTTGGAAACTTTGCTTTCTGGCCAGTCCATCGTTTACCTCATGGAGAAAGGCGCGGCTCTGCCTCCGCAGATCAAAGCCTACCTTGAGCAGGAGCCCCCCGTCCCGGAGCCTACCCAAAAAGACGGCCCACCGCCACCGCCCCCCGTCCCTAAACACATCATCACCACCGACCTCGGCGATGCTGTTGAATTCCGCAAAACGCTCATCGCAGAGATCGAAAAAAACGCGGTCATCATCTACCTTCCCGCCCTCGCCGCCGCAGCCTCTTCACCGCTCACCACCGTCCCCGGTTCCAAGTTGGAGTTCATCCTCAAGGCCGCCTGCCCCCTCATCCCCCTCTACGTCCAGCGCAGTGGAGACATCGCCCTGGCCATCGAAGGCCGCTATAGCGATTCCGCCGTCGTCATGGCCTTGGGCCCCCTCATTCACGGGGATGATGCCACCCTGCCCGCCTATCAGGAATCCCTCTTCGTCCTGGCGGAAAAAGCCTTCTCCCAGCATCCCGCACTCAGCATGCATTTGGCCTATGCCGTGCTCCAGGGCCTCAAGCGTCACGGCAGCAAGCACCAGGTCGTGGATGGAAAAGACGACAAAGTCCTCGGTTACGACAAGGTCCTCGCCGTCGCCATCGCTCTCTCCAAGATCATCAAAGAGGAAACCACTAAAAAGCGCGTCGGCATCATCCTGCCTCCGGGTCTGGGTGGCCTCATCGCTAACGTCGCCGTCCTCTTAGCGGGCAAAATTCCGGTGAACCTGAACTTCACCGCAGGTCGCACCGCCATCGAATTTGCCATGAAAACGGCCGAACTGGACCGCTTCATCACGGCAGATATCTTCGTGCGCAAGATGCAGGCCTTCCCCTGGCCCGCCATGAAGCAGCTCATCCTCATCGAGCGCATTCTCCCTCGCCTCAAAAGCAAGATCGCCCTCTGGCTCGGCCTTAGCAAGATCCTCCCTGCATCCATCCTCGCCAGCGTTCTTGGCGTGCCTAAAAAAGGCGGGCAGGAAGAAGCCGTCCTCCTTTTTACCAGCGGCAGCGCCGGCAATCCCAAAGGCGTCGCCCTCACCCACCGCAATGTCATGGCCAATGTCATGCAGTTCAGCAGCCGCCTGGCCATGAACTCCACCGACAGCATCCTCGGCAGCCTCCCCCTTTTCCACAGTTTCGGCAGCACCGTCACCCTCTGGTATCCCCTCATCAGCGGCCTGAACCTCGTCACCTACCCCAGCCCCCTGGAAACCAAAAAGCTCGGTGAACTCATCGAAAAACATCGCGTCACCCTCATGATCGCCACGCCCACCTTCCTCCGTGGGTATCTGCGCGGCGTGAATCGCGAATCCCTGACCTCCCTTAAAATGGTCGTCACCGGTGCAGAAAAACTGCCCACCACCGTCTCCTCCGCCTTTGAGCAACGCTTCGATAAAAAAGTGTTCGAAGGATACGGACTCACCGAGACCTCCCCCGTCTCTAACGTCAACCTTCCAGACCCCGTCCCCCTTGGCAATGAAGGCAGCGGCCACGTCTGGCTCCCCAGCCACCGCCCCGGCAGCGTCGGCCAGCTTATTCCCGGCCTCGCCATCCGCATCACCCATCCAGAGACCAACGAGCCCCAGTCCCTCCACACCAGCGGCATGATCTGGTTCAAAGGCACCAACGTTTTCGAAGGCTACCTCAAAGACCCCAAACGCACCGCCGAAGTCATCGATGAAAACGGCTGGTTCCGCACCGGCGATATCGGCCGCGTGGACATGGATGGCTTCCTTTACATCGAAGGCCGCCTCAGCCGCTTCTCCAAAATCGGCGGCGAAATGGTCCCCCACGAAACCGTCGAGGAAGCCCTCGTCAAAGCCATGGGCTTGGAAAACGAAACCGTCCGCAAAATCGCCGTCATCGGCGTCCCCGATGTTGAGCGTGGCGAGGCCCTCATCCTCCTCACCGCCATCCCCGGCGGCCCCGAGCACCAGGAAATCCTCGACCTCCGCTACCGCCTCCTCGAAAAAGGCCTCCCCCCCCTCTGGATCCCCAAAAAGATGATCCGCGTCGCCGATATCCCCATCCTCTCCTCCGGCAAACTCGACGTCCAAAGCTGCGAAAAAATCGCCAAAGACGGCTCTTAG